The following nucleotide sequence is from Synechococcus sp. CBW1004.
CAGATCGCCAGTGTTGATGCGTCTTCGGCTCGCACCATCCCCCCCCAGCAGGTGCAGCGGACCCCGCTCACCAGCTCAGGAGTGATCCGCTTCGGTGACACGATCGCCGAGATCGCTCGCCGCTACGGAATGACGATCGCCGAGCTGCTGCGTCTCAACCCTGGCCTGGAGACAGCACGGCTTGTCGTCGGCTCCCAGGTCCGTCTCGCGCAGTCCGCACCCCTGCCGGCGATCCGCCCCGTGCTGGGACTGAATCCTGTCGGCAGCGGCGGCACCAGCTGGCCGGAGACCCCCCAGTTCGAGCCAGGAAACGGCTTTGAGGCTCCTCGGACCGCCGGCTTCATCTGGCCTGCCGAAGGGGTCTTCACTTCGGGCTTCGGCTGGCGTTGGGGCCGCATGCACAAAGGTATCGATGTGGCCAACAGCGTCGGTACCCCGATCCGTGCTGTCCAGGATGGCCAGGTCAGCTTTGCTGGCTGGGACGACGGTGGCTATGGCTACCTTGTCAAGCTCACCCACGCCGATGGCACGCTGACTGTTTATGCCCACAACAGCCGCATCCTGGTTCGGACGGGTGAATTCGTCAGGCAGGGGCAGAACATCAGCCTGATGGGAAGCACCGGCCGCAGCACCGGGCCCCATCTGCATTTCGAGGTGCGTCCCCCCGGGCGCTCTGCGGTCAACCCGATGCAGTTCCTCCCACCGAGAGCCTGAAGCCAGAGCCCCCTTGATCCCTTTCAGGGGGGCGGCGCTTGATCCGGTAGGATCTCAGCTCACGGCTCGGTAGCTCAGCTGGTTAGAGCGTGGGATTCATAACCCCAAGGTCGCGAGTTCAAGTCTCGCCCGAGCCATCGGTTCATGCTCTTTCGAGTGATGAACCATCCGGTTTTCAGTCCCCACGGCTGTCCCCTCAAGCCGGTTTCTGGGAACGTCCCTCTGTGTTCGTTATGAGCTGAAAACCTGTTTCGGGGCGTGGCGCAGCTTGGTAGCGCGGGTGCTTTGGGAGCACTAGGTCGCAGGTTCGAATCCTGTCGCCCCGACTGACTTTTCACCGATCGACCAAGGGAGATGGGAGAGATTTGGGGAGAGATTCTCGCTCCGCTCCCCACCGGGTGATCTCTCCCGCTCCACATGGGAGAGGTTCTCTCCCATGCTCGATAGGACTGGATGGGCCACTGAAGACAGATCGCCGTGGGGCCTCGATGATTGATGTCCTGATCTGCCAAGGGCTGGGGTTGTGTCCACTCGCCTGATCGTTTCCGACAACCGTGACGACCCGGGCAACCCGCTGGTACTCGATGGTGAAGCCATTGACGCAGCGGCGCGGGATCCACTGGCCATCGGAAAGCTGATGGTCGATCAGGTCTGGGCAGAGGGGAGCGATCCCACAGGTGGGGGCCTGTACTACGAGCGCAGCAGCAACCAGCACCGGCGGCTGCAGGCCTTTGAGACCGGCAGCGAAGACTTCATGACCGGCGGCTGGGTGCGGGTGCTGGCCACCGCGGAGCAGGTGCAGCGTGAGCGCCCCGGCATGGAGCAGGCAGCCAGGGCGGGCCTGGTGAAGATCCACGGCATCCACCGGGGCGTGCTGCTGGTGGAGTTCCTGGACGTTCCCTGGGGCTGAGCAGCCACCGCAGGGCTCTGGTCGTCGTCGGCCGTCCTTCAGCGTGCCACGGCTGAGCCGTGGCGTGCATCGGCCAGCCGCCGCCGCCCTCCGCGCTGGGGCCGGTGTGGTGGGTGGTAGCGGGCTTGGCCGCGCTCCCGCGGCTGCGGTGGCGTGGCGGCCCGTCCCTTGCGGTGCGCGGGGTGCTGGCTCAGGTGGCCTCGCGCGGCTGCGCGGCCGGTGTTGGTTTGGTGGCTCATTCAGTGCCCCTTCTTTGCATCGAGATTCCTCGGCTTCCAGTGGCATCGGCCCGTTGAGTTCCATTGCCCTGCAGCGGCTCTGCCGGCCCCGTAGTGCGCTTGTACTGGTAGAATAAAGGTTGCGCCAAAGGCCACGAGCCCATCGCCGGCGGCAACGAAATCCTCAGACAACTTGTCCCGTTCGTTTGCTCTGTAGCCATGAGCTTGTCTTCTGCTGCAGTGGCCCCGGCCGCTGCATTGGCCCTCCCTGGCCTGTTGCCTCCGCCTGTTCAGGTCCATCGCTCGGTGGTCATCGTCGCCGGGGGTGGGCGTGATCTGGCCTGGCCCGTTGAGCGCATCGCCTACGCCCTGGTCCAGCGCAGCGGTGGCCGTGCCGTTCATCTCCTTCCGCATGGCGGTGCCCGTGGTGCCGATCAGGCCATCGGTCGGGCTGCTCATCAGCTCGGCTGGCGCGTCCAGTCCCTTGCCGCTGAGTGGCGGCGCTTTGGCCGCTGCGCCGGGCCCATCCGCAATCGGCAGCTGCTTGAGCAGGCCCTCATCGAGGCCCAGGCCCACACCTCCCCGTCCTTCAGCGCCTCGGTGCTGGTGGTCGCCTTCCCCGGTGGGCCCGGCACCGCCTCGCTGGTGCAGCAGGCCCGGCGCTGTGCCACTCGTTCCCCGGTGCCGATCGCGGTGATGGAAGTCTCTGCGCCCTTCTCCCCCGAGCCCCTCGCCGCCTGATCGGCGCCCTCCTGTCTCCCTCATGCCGGTCCGGTGTTGCGGGTCGGCCCCATCCCTCTGCTCTTCACTCCTTCCCCCATGGCTCTCCTCTCCCCTCCCTCGTCTGCACTCGTCCAGGCCGCGCCCGCTGCCGCCGGTCCGGTCTGCTCCTTGCAGCGCTCCGGCTCTCTCTGGCAGCTGAGCATCGAGGCCCAGGAACTCACCACCGCCATTGGCCTGCTCGCCGAGCAGCTGGAGGCCGATGACGACGACACCCGCGCCCAGGCCCTCGGCGAACTTGAGGGGCCCTTTTGGCGGAGGAAGGCAACAAGGCGGCACTCGCCGCCAAGGCTGATGCCACCTGCTGGGTGATCGAGCACCTGCGAGGCCAGGCCTCCTACCGCCAGCAGCAGGCCAAGCGCCTCACCGAGCTGTCCCGCTCTGATGCCAGCCGGGCCGATGCCCTTGAGGACTCGCTGGTCCTGGTTCTCACCCGGCTGCAGCCCACCTCTACCCGCTTCTCCTTCCCCAACCACGAACTCACCTCCCGCAAGTCCCAGGCCGTCGAGATCGACGACGAAGAAGCCCTCCCCTCTGAGTGGCTGAGCTTCACCACCACCAGCAAGCCCGACAAGGCCGCCATCAAAGAAGCCCTCAAAGCCGGCCAGCAGATCACCGGCGCCCAGCTCGTCTCCCGCCGCTCCTGGCGCATCCACTGAGGGGGGGGGGCAGAGCCCCCTTTGTCATGGGCGGCTGCAATTGCGGGCCCAGGCGCTGCAGCAGACATCAACCAACAGCCCAGGCCCCGGCATCGGCAGCAGGCCGCCGGGGCCATCCCTCGTTTCCACTTCTCACCCACGCCACGCCATGACCGTCACCACCCCCACTCGCAATGGCCGCAGCGCCCCTGGCCGGCCGCCGACAGCCCTGGAGCTGATCCGCCGGGCTGACGCCACGCCGGAGGCATCGCCGGCAAAGACATCGCCCCCGCAGCAACCCTCACCCGGCTTCTCCCCCGAGCAGGTCGCCGCCTTGGCTGCCCCCCTCGATCGAGCCAATGTCCGTCAGCGGGAGCAGGGCCGCGGAAAGGTCGCCTATCTCGAAGGTTGGCAGCTGATCGCCGAAGCCAATCGCATCTTTGGGTTTGACGGCTGGCAGCGGCAGACCATCGCCGTCCGCTGCGTCGCCCAGGGCGAACGCACGATCGGAAGAGAGCAGCGATCAGGCTGGGGCGTGACATACACCGCCCGCGTCCGCGTCACCGTGACCGCCGGTGGTTTGCCGCCTCTCGTCCGCGAGGGCACCGGCGCCGGCCACGGCATCGACACCGATCTGGGCCAGGCCCATGAATCGGCGATCAAGGAGGCCGAAACCGACGCCATGAAACGGGCGCTGATGACCTTCGGTAACCCGTTCGGACTCGCCCTCTACGACAAGCAGCAGCGGGAGGTCACTGGGTCAGGCGGCGCACCAGTCACCTCGGGACGTCCTGCCGCTCGGCCGGCGACAGCACCGCAGCCCAACGGCAGGCCGCAGCCCACCCAGGGCCCGACCCCATTGGCGGGCGCTCAGCCGAGAGCTCTATCACCGGCTGGCCAAACCCCATCAGCCCCTACAGCCCCCGAACCAGCTCAGGTGCCCCTGCCGGCCGACACCATCCAGCAGCTGCACAGCACCCTGCGCAGCCTGCCCAGGCCGCTGCTCGACTCGCTCACCCAGGGTTTCCGGCGGCGGTTCCAGGTACCCGATAGCGCCGTGACCATCGCCGACCGAATCATCCTGCAGTGCCATCACGATTGGATTGAGACCTTCCTCGTGCAGCACTCCGACACCAGGGCCTGACCAGCTGGCGCTGAACCACCTTCCCTGCTAGTACAGGTGTACTTGTTGAGGAGTTGTCATGGTGCCGGTCCCGCTCTCAGGGCTGCAGCCCTCTCGCGACGAGGCGATCGAGGAGTGGCCCTGGCTCGACGAGGCGATCCTGCGTTCTAGCCGCAGCCGCCAGGTCTGCATGACCTGCCACTTCTTCCGGCACCACCCGGGGCCCAACTGCATCCCCCAGCTGGCCTGCCATCTGCACCAGGGGCTGATCGCCCATGGCGACCACCTCACCCATCGCTGCAGTGGCTGGACGGAGGATCTTCACCGCCAGCGGGGCTGGGCGCCGGAAGTGGCGTGAGCAAAGGGGCCCGGAGGCGACCGCCGCTGTCGCCCCGTGAGGCGTGGATCAGCGACGGTCGGCAGGTGCTGCACTTCCGGCCCACCCTCTGGGATCGCTGGAGCCAGCGGCTCGAGATCACCAGCGGTGAGCTGTTGCCCGATCAGCCGGTGCCGCTGCTCAAGCGCCGGTGGGAGCTCAGCAGGGAGGAGGCCCTCAGGCTCTGGGCAGAAAAGCGCCAGCAGGGCTGGCAGCCCTGTGAACCCCAGTGGCTGCCGCCTCCCGCCCCGGCTGAGCGCTGAACTGCTTCAGAAGCGGGAGCCCGGCGTCTGCAGGAAGGCCAGCTCCTCCGCGCTCGACACCCGCCCGAGGGCAGCATTGCGGTGGGGGAAGCGGCCAAAGCGGGCGATCACATCCCGGTGCCGACGGGCGAAGTCGGCGGTGCGGGGATCGCTGAACCGCTCGAACAGCGGCAGCGCCGCTTCCTGCACCGCCATGTCTTCGCTGTGCATCAGGGGCATCAGCCAGAACTGCCGCCGCGTCTGCTCCACTTCCTCCTCCAGCCAGCCCTTCTCCACCGCGCACAGGCTCAGCGACTGGGCCTGGGGATCGCCCGCGAAGGCCATGGCGGTCTCGCGCCAGATCTGGCGGGGGAACTGATCGAGCAGCAGCACCAGGGCGAGGCCCCCGGTCGGCTCCGTGCTCCAGGCGTCGAGCTCGCCGGCAAGCGCCTGGCGGGTGAGCCCGAGGAAGCGATCCCGCACCAGCGCGTCGAAGGCCGGGTCCTTGGCAAACCACTGGCGCGGCCGGGTCTCGCCAAACCAGAACACGAGAACCTCGCCAGTTTGGTCCCGCTGGCCTGGCATCACAGCAGCGCCTGCACGCTGGCCACCTTGTCCTCCAGGCTCTGATCCTTATCTGTACGGGTATTGATCTTGACCGTCGTGTAAACGCGGGGACAGCCCATGGTGTGCACCGCCTGGTGGCAAGCCTCGATCGCGGCGAACACCGGCTCCCACTCGCCCTCGATGGCGGTGCCGTTGGGATGCAGCTGAATCTTGAGCCTGACGTTGGTGAGCACCTTCTCGCAGGCGGCGACGTAGGGCGCGAGGTGCACGCCCACGCCGATCGGCACCACGCACAGATCCACGATCACCTTCATGGCGAACCCCGCTTGATTGCATCCATCGTGGGAGCAGTTGCCCGGGTCCTGACATGTCCGTGTTCCCGCTGCTGGTGATCGTCCATGCCCTGGCCGCGACGGTTTGGACCGGCGGGCATCTGGTGCTGGACCTCGGGGTGCTGCCAAGGGCGCTGCGGGCACAAAGCGCGGCCGAGATCCGCGGCTTCGAGGAGGTCTTTGAGCCGCTGGGTCTCACGGCCCTGGCCATCCAGGTGGTGACGGGGGTGTGGATGGCCTGGAACTACCTGCCGGGCTTCCGGGGGCTGTTCAGCCCGGCCAACCCGATCGGAATGCTGGTGGGCGTGAAGCTGCTGCTGCTGGCCGCCACAGCCGCCCTGGCGATCCACGCCCGGCTGCGGCTGATTCCCAACCTCAGCGACGCCAACCTCACCGGCCTGGCCTGGCACATCCGCGGCATCACCGCGCTGGCGATCGCCTTTGTGGTGGTGGGTGCCCTGATCCGGCTGGGTGGGCTGGGCTGAGCCGGAGTTCCCGCCAAGGGTGGGGCTTCACGAGGCAGGCAACACCAGCAACAGCAGGCGGTTGCCCTCCGGATCCAGCAGCCAGGCCTCAGCGCCGAATGGTTCCTGGCGCGGTGGATCTTCTGAGGTGGCGCCCAGATCCAGAGCCGTGGTGATCCAGGCCTGGAGCATGGCAACGGTGCCCGGCCCATCGGTCTGGCGTTGCAGGCACAGCGCCAGGCGACCCTGCTGGCGCGGTTGCGGCCGGTTCCGGGATGGGCGTAAACCTCCAGACATCCGCCGGCCGGCCAGGGCACGCGCCAGTGCGCGGCGCTCATGCCCGGCTGCGGCGCAACGCCCAGCAGAGCGCCATAGAACTGAGCCAGGGCGGCGGGATCGTCGGCGGCCAGCACGAGCGAACTGGTGATCGAGCCGGTGATGGCCGTGGCCTCTGGCTCGGGCATCCCAGATCAGCGGAAGAGGGCTGCATGGCGGGCCATGGTCCGGATGCTGCTGACGGCAGCACTGGGGCCACGGCGCACGCGCACCCGAACGGTGCAATGGGCTGGCCCCATGTGCTCGATCAGGGCCTCGCGGGCCTCGTGCTGCAGCTCCTCCATGGTCGGGGCCGTGATGCGGATGGGCAGGGTTTCGGCCTGAGCTTCCAGATGGCCTGGGCGTTCTGCCACAACGTGGAACACGATCTCTCGCATGGGCTGGGTATGACTGTCTTTCCGACTCCACCCTTGGGCGGCAGTGGCCAAGGTGAGCGTGCCGCCCGATACGGGGAACCGTCTGTTTTGATCCACCACAGAGAGGACCCGCTGGCCTGAGTCCAGCCACGATCGAAGCAGGGCCGCCAAGAGCAGGGATGACAGCCCAGCAGGACCGTCACAGCCGACACCCCCAGGAGAGGGGATCGACCAGCGAGCGGCAGAAGCCTCAACTGCTCGAGACGCTGCAGGACATGGAGCAGCAGCTGCGCCGCCATCCCCCTCTGGAGGATCTGGGGCCGCTGTTCGGGCCGGAGGCACAGGGCCGCCCCTCCTGATCTGGCTCAGATCCGCCAACCCGCCAGGGATAGGAAAGCCTGCAGCCTTGAATGGCGTCTGAGCAAGGCCGCTGCGTCGATGCAGCGAAACACGGGGCAACGCTCGCTACCACGACAGGTACCCGAGGGGGGTTGGCGCCGCATCGCGGCGATGGAAGCATTCGAACTCGGCCCACGGGAGGTGGTGGACCTGGCGTCCATCCCCTGGCTTGCCCTCGCCGAGGTGGGAGTTCAACAGTTTGAGCTCGCCCATCAAGACCCTGTCACCACCTGGGTCCTGCGCTGCTCACCAGGCAGCGAGCTGGATCTCGATCAGTTTGAGGCGTGCAGCGAGATCCTTGTGCTGGAGGGGGATCTGCGTGAAAGTGGATCTGACTATCCGGTCGGCAGCTTCCTGCGGGGGCCATCGTCCTCCCTTCAGGGCTGCGGCTCCCGTGAAGGCTGCGTCCTGCTGCTCCGGCAGGTTGCCGGGGGCGACGAGTCTGAGCCGCTGAGACTCCAGGCTTCTGCAGTGGCGTGGCAGAAGGGGCCGGCACTGGGCCTGCAGGTGATTCCGCTCCACACCACAGACGCCGAGGAGCTCTCCTTGCTGCGTTGGCAGCCCGGTTCCTCCTACGAGCCCCACCGCCACGCCGACTGGGAGGAGATCCTCGTGTTGGAGGGTGTTCTGCAGGATGAACACGGCACCTATGGCCCGGGGACGTGGCTGCGCTACCCCCCCGGCAGTGAGCATCACCCCTGGAGTGATCTGGGTTGCACGATCTGGCTCCGCACCGCGGCGCCCACCAGGCAGCCCTCTTCTCCTGCGACCCAGTCCTTGCCGTCACCGAGCAGAAACCTGATCACACCCCTCAGCGGACAGCCATGGCATGAACATCGGGGCGTCCTCCAGCACCGGCCACGCCGTAAGACCGCCATCGGCATGGCCCGGGAAGAGTTCGCTGAGACCTCCTCCTCTCCCCTTACAGTCCAAAACGGATCCACGCGCTGAGGAGGTCGATGGCCGGTGGATCAGGCAACGGAGGCGGTGAACAATCCGGGCTGACGGTTGGACAGCTGGAGGCCAGCTACCCGATTTACTGCAAAGCCCTCAAGATGCTGATTCAGGAGGAGAAGAAACTCTCCGAGATTCAGCGCACTGTGTGCTGGGACCGACTGGAAAAACTGCATCGCGCCATGCCCAGACAGTACCGGGATCCGTTGATGCACTACAGCATGCTGAAACGCCAGATTGAGGCCCAAGGCTCTGGCGAACGTCACTGAACGTTGCGCAGCCTCGCGCTGCAACGCAGCGACAGCCAGCGTTGATGACATCCAGATCATGCCACTGCGCCTCTGCCTTTGATGTCCGATGAAGCCGCCTCTCCACTGAAGATCCTAGTGGCGGATGATCAGGAGACGATTCGTCAGCTGCTGGCAACCCGCCTGCGTCTGCAGGGCCACCAGCCGGTGATGGCAGGCAATGGGCTTGAGGCCTTAGAGCTGTTCGGCAGTGAGCAGCCAGATCTGGTGATTCTCGATGTGATGATGCCGGAGCTGGATGGCTTTCAGGCCACCGAGCGAATCCGCGCTCAATCGGACGTGCCCATCATTCTGCTGACAGCACTGGATGAGGTGGAACAGCGCATTATGGGGCTGAACCTTGGGCTGATGATTACATGATCAAGCCCTTCAGTCCCAAGGAATTAGAGGTGCGCATCCGCTGCGTGATGCGCCGCTGCACCGCGATCCCAGGAGAAGCGGAAACCATGCCCGCGCGGATGAGTCAGGCTGTGCAGGTCGGCGATCTGAGCATTGACCTCCCCCGGAGACAAGTGTACCGGGACAACGAGCGAATCCGTCTGACGGAGATGGAGTTCAATCTGCTGGTGTTGCTTCTCAAGCAGGCCGGAACAGCGATCCAACGACAAGAGATGCTCGAGAAAATCTGGGGCTACACCCCTAAAAGGGCGGTCGACTGCCGTGTCGTGGATGTGCACATTTCACGCCTGCGCGCAAAGCTAGAACTGGATCCGATCAATCCCGAACTGATCCTCACCGTACGCGGTCTTGGATATATGTTCCAGCGCCTCCCCGATGGGCTTGAGATCGCATTCTCCTGATGTCAGAGGCCCCGAGAACGGGGCCTCCTGGCTGTGCTCTGCCGCTGGGAAAGGCCTGGATAGGCGATCAGCTCACCACCACATTGGTGACGCGCCCCAGCGCGTTGGCACGCTTGAGGGCCTCATTCATCCGGGTGAGGGGAACGCGGATCACGTAGTCGCCGCTGCGGACGTAGTCCTGGGCGACCACCCCGGAGACACTGATCGTGACGGTGCGCGAGCCACGGCCGCGGAAGCCGGAGCCGCCGAGGCGGACCGATTCGCGGTCGCTGCGGGCCGGAGACTGGCGGGCACCGCTGTCGAGGGCGCCCTCATACAGGCCCTGGGCCTCGGAGACGACGGCCCGGTAGGGCCCCTCGGTGCTGATGTGGCTGTAATCGGTGATCGGGCGGATGAAGCTGCTGCCCAGGGAGACGGGCGGCAGCGCGCCGGGGACCGGCATCGCCCGGTTCTGGTGCAGCGCCCGGTTCAACGCCGCCTGGCGACCGGAGCTGGATCCCTTCACCGACGCTGCAGCACCGCGGGCCAGCTGCATCAGCCACGAGAACTGGCGACCCTCATGGCCGATCGAATAGCCCCAGCCGTGCAGGTATGGCACCACATCGTTACCGAACCGATCCTGGTATTCGGCGCTGTCGATGTAGGAGTCGATCTCGGCGTCGTAGCCCTGCTCCTGGAGGATGGTGAAGTGGTGCAGCATCTCCTCGCGGTTGTGAGGAGCGCGGCCGAGCAGGTGCTTGTGGTTCAGCTCAATGAAGCGGTAAGCGTTGCAGTGCTCAAAGAACTTGGCGCGATACAGCGCGCTCTTGGCCACCGTCCGCACTAGCTCACGGACATTCAGATAGCCATCGCGGAAGAGGGATTCAGCCCCCTTGAGCCGTTCGCTGCTCATCAGGTACTGCTGGCCGAGCACCTGCCGATACACGGAACGAAGGATAATGTCCTTGGCTTCTGCTGAGGCGACCGACCAGCTTTCCTTGTCTCGATCATTGGCAAAGCGTTCAATGCCAAGTTCTGCGGCGCGAACGAGGGTCATGTGTTCAGGGATCAGTGAGACGACAGGTGCTGCAAATCTGCCTGCATCGTGACGTCAACGCACAGACTGGATGGCCGCACGATGACAACTCCGACTGCTGGAGATCAATAGGCGAAAAACCTGTCAGGAAACCCTAGCCATGGCTCGGTGAACAGCACAGAATCGTTACAAACGACACTCCGGCGCTTGCGCCCAGGGCCAGGCGCCCCGTTGTGCGGTCCACTGGGCCCGGGCACCTCCGCCGGCGCCACGCCACTCACGCGAACCGCGCCCCCCGGGGCGGCGGCTCGGTTTGGGGCCGTTCTGTCTGTCAGGGGAGAGGGACGTCGCTTGGCCTGGCAAGGCTCCGATGCTCCGACCCATCGTCTGCCGAGCGCCTGCCCATGCAGGCCATCACGGCTAAAACGACTGCACAGGACATGGATGTCGATGTCACGGCTGGAGGAGACCGCCTCGGTCGTTCCCCGCTGTCCCTGGGATGCAGGGGAGGGGTTTCTGCTGCTTCCTGGAGATGGGCTCATCCTGGCCACGGGGGATGGGCGGATCAGCTACTTCGATCACCGGGCCCAGCAGACGGTGGGGAAGCCGGAGCCCTTCCACTGCGGTGATCCGCTGGATCTGATCTGGCCTGAACTGGCGGAGGCGTTGGAAGCCCATTCCAACGCGATCAGTGAGGGGCCACTCGACACCCGGTTGCCCTGTGGTGCCGGCGTGCAGACGGTGCGGCTGTTCCGCTCGGACGGCGGGATCGGAATCGTGCTGCTGGCCAATCGCGATGCCCCGGACAACAGCAGCTCGGATCAGCAACTGCTGATGCACCAGAGCATCCTTCGTCATGTCCGTGATGCGGTGATTGTGACGACGGCCGAGCCCGTGGACCCTCCCGGCCCGGTGATCGTCTATGCCAATCCTGCGGCACTCCGGCAGACGGGCTATCGCGCGGCTGAGCTGCTGGGCCGCAGTCCGAGGATTTTCCAGGGCCCGCTGACGGATCGCGACGCCCTCTTCTCTTTCCATCAGGCGATGCGGCACTGGCAGCCGACGCGGCAGAAGGTGTTGAACTACCGCAAGAACGGCTCGACCTTCTGGGTGGAGATCGACATCGCCCCTCTGGCGGATCGGGATGGTTGGTACACCTTCTGGGTGTCTGTGCAGCGCGAATGCGACTCACCCGCCCGGCACGCTGCTGGTGGACCGATCACGGGATGAGACTGCGTTCGGATCGGCCTCGTCGTCA
It contains:
- a CDS encoding PAS domain-containing protein, giving the protein MSRLEETASVVPRCPWDAGEGFLLLPGDGLILATGDGRISYFDHRAQQTVGKPEPFHCGDPLDLIWPELAEALEAHSNAISEGPLDTRLPCGAGVQTVRLFRSDGGIGIVLLANRDAPDNSSSDQQLLMHQSILRHVRDAVIVTTAEPVDPPGPVIVYANPAALRQTGYRAAELLGRSPRIFQGPLTDRDALFSFHQAMRHWQPTRQKVLNYRKNGSTFWVEIDIAPLADRDGWYTFWVSVQRECDSPARHAAGGPITG
- a CDS encoding DUF3136 domain-containing protein, translated to MAGGSGNGGGEQSGLTVGQLEASYPIYCKALKMLIQEEKKLSEIQRTVCWDRLEKLHRAMPRQYRDPLMHYSMLKRQIEAQGSGERH
- a CDS encoding RAD52 family DNA repair protein, whose translation is MTVTTPTRNGRSAPGRPPTALELIRRADATPEASPAKTSPPQQPSPGFSPEQVAALAAPLDRANVRQREQGRGKVAYLEGWQLIAEANRIFGFDGWQRQTIAVRCVAQGERTIGREQRSGWGVTYTARVRVTVTAGGLPPLVREGTGAGHGIDTDLGQAHESAIKEAETDAMKRALMTFGNPFGLALYDKQQREVTGSGGAPVTSGRPAARPATAPQPNGRPQPTQGPTPLAGAQPRALSPAGQTPSAPTAPEPAQVPLPADTIQQLHSTLRSLPRPLLDSLTQGFRRRFQVPDSAVTIADRIILQCHHDWIETFLVQHSDTRA
- a CDS encoding phycobilisome rod-core linker polypeptide, with translation MTLVRAAELGIERFANDRDKESWSVASAEAKDIILRSVYRQVLGQQYLMSSERLKGAESLFRDGYLNVRELVRTVAKSALYRAKFFEHCNAYRFIELNHKHLLGRAPHNREEMLHHFTILQEQGYDAEIDSYIDSAEYQDRFGNDVVPYLHGWGYSIGHEGRQFSWLMQLARGAAASVKGSSSGRQAALNRALHQNRAMPVPGALPPVSLGSSFIRPITDYSHISTEGPYRAVVSEAQGLYEGALDSGARQSPARSDRESVRLGGSGFRGRGSRTVTISVSGVVAQDYVRSGDYVIRVPLTRMNEALKRANALGRVTNVVVS
- a CDS encoding siphovirus Gp157 family protein; translated protein: MIEHLRGQASYRQQQAKRLTELSRSDASRADALEDSLVLVLTRLQPTSTRFSFPNHELTSRKSQAVEIDDEEALPSEWLSFTTTSKPDKAAIKEALKAGQQITGAQLVSRRSWRIH
- a CDS encoding MTH1187 family thiamine-binding protein translates to MKVIVDLCVVPIGVGVHLAPYVAACEKVLTNVRLKIQLHPNGTAIEGEWEPVFAAIEACHQAVHTMGCPRVYTTVKINTRTDKDQSLEDKVASVQALL
- a CDS encoding galactose oxidase; this encodes MVPVPLSGLQPSRDEAIEEWPWLDEAILRSSRSRQVCMTCHFFRHHPGPNCIPQLACHLHQGLIAHGDHLTHRCSGWTEDLHRQRGWAPEVA
- a CDS encoding VOC family protein gives rise to the protein MLQAWITTALDLGATSEDPPRQEPFGAEAWLLDPEGNRLLLLVLPAS
- a CDS encoding CopD family protein, with translation MSVFPLLVIVHALAATVWTGGHLVLDLGVLPRALRAQSAAEIRGFEEVFEPLGLTALAIQVVTGVWMAWNYLPGFRGLFSPANPIGMLVGVKLLLLAATAALAIHARLRLIPNLSDANLTGLAWHIRGITALAIAFVVVGALIRLGGLG
- a CDS encoding cupin domain-containing protein; translation: MEAFELGPREVVDLASIPWLALAEVGVQQFELAHQDPVTTWVLRCSPGSELDLDQFEACSEILVLEGDLRESGSDYPVGSFLRGPSSSLQGCGSREGCVLLLRQVAGGDESEPLRLQASAVAWQKGPALGLQVIPLHTTDAEELSLLRWQPGSSYEPHRHADWEEILVLEGVLQDEHGTYGPGTWLRYPPGSEHHPWSDLGCTIWLRTAAPTRQPSSPATQSLPSPSRNLITPLSGQPWHEHRGVLQHRPRRKTAIGMAREEFAETSSSPLTVQNGSTR
- a CDS encoding DUF1651 domain-containing protein; this encodes MSKGARRRPPLSPREAWISDGRQVLHFRPTLWDRWSQRLEITSGELLPDQPVPLLKRRWELSREEALRLWAEKRQQGWQPCEPQWLPPPAPAER
- a CDS encoding M23 family metallopeptidase — protein: MKPSRWILPLLLTTPAIAPLLSAIADNSRSAPSSQSLLLAALPPLPQELTWVSATESVTIEELSSQLSIDETQLARLNNVDEDHRFDRGEWIALPSRDQSSLSQIASVDASSARTIPPQQVQRTPLTSSGVIRFGDTIAEIARRYGMTIAELLRLNPGLETARLVVGSQVRLAQSAPLPAIRPVLGLNPVGSGGTSWPETPQFEPGNGFEAPRTAGFIWPAEGVFTSGFGWRWGRMHKGIDVANSVGTPIRAVQDGQVSFAGWDDGGYGYLVKLTHADGTLTVYAHNSRILVRTGEFVRQGQNISLMGSTGRSTGPHLHFEVRPPGRSAVNPMQFLPPRA
- a CDS encoding DUF924 family protein codes for the protein MPGQRDQTGEVLVFWFGETRPRQWFAKDPAFDALVRDRFLGLTRQALAGELDAWSTEPTGGLALVLLLDQFPRQIWRETAMAFAGDPQAQSLSLCAVEKGWLEEEVEQTRRQFWLMPLMHSEDMAVQEAALPLFERFSDPRTADFARRHRDVIARFGRFPHRNAALGRVSSAEELAFLQTPGSRF